In Paralichthys olivaceus isolate ysfri-2021 chromosome 1, ASM2471397v2, whole genome shotgun sequence, the following are encoded in one genomic region:
- the cebpg gene encoding CCAAT/enhancer-binding protein gamma: MSQPSQAKLTTSDHIGVSVIQSQTHASSTLPAAVAVLQQVPQLVPANSSAGGGKAPPPSKMKKPQADKDSDEYRQRRERNNLAVKKSRMRSKQKAMDTQQRVNELKEENERLEAKIKLLSKELSVLKDLFLEHAHNLADNVQPPAGADGSSPAPNNTSTNGQ; encoded by the coding sequence ATGAGCCAGCCGTCGCAGGCGAAACTAACCACATCTGATCACATCGGCGTGAGCGTCATCCAGAGTCAGACCCACGCCTCCTCGACTCTGCCGGCGGCTGTAGCCGTACTGCAGCAGGTCCCCCAGCTCGTCCCCGCCAACTCTTCAGCCGGAGGCGGTAAGGCCCCACCCCCCAGCAAGATGAAGAAGCCCCAAGCAGACAAGGACAGCGATGAGTATCGCCAGCGCCGCGAACGCAACAACCTGGCCGTGAAGAAGAGCCGCATGCGCAGCAAGCAGAAGGCGATGGACACGCAGCAGCGCGTCAATGAGCTGAAGGAGGAGAACGAGCGGCTGGAGGCCAAGATCAAACTGCTGAGCAAAGAGCTGAGCGTGCTCAAAGACCTCTTCCTGGAGCACGCCCACAACCTGGCCGACAATGTGCAGCCGCCAGCGGGCGCAGATGGCTCCAGCCCCGCCCCCAACAACACCTCCACCAATGGGCAGTGA